A region of Dehalococcoidia bacterium DNA encodes the following proteins:
- a CDS encoding type II toxin-antitoxin system VapC family toxin: MSSSVLDASAVLAYLRDEPGKDRVEQAREEGAALGAVNLSEVVARLAREGLSENEIRMLVDRLSLEIIPFEKALAYQTGILLPVTQHRGLSLGDRACLALAARLGLPALTADRGWAGLQLGVAIELVR; the protein is encoded by the coding sequence GTGAGTAGCTCGGTGCTCGACGCCTCCGCCGTGCTGGCCTACCTGCGGGATGAGCCTGGCAAGGATCGTGTGGAGCAGGCACGAGAGGAAGGAGCAGCGCTCGGAGCAGTGAACCTCAGCGAGGTCGTCGCGAGACTGGCGCGCGAAGGGCTGAGCGAAAACGAGATCCGTATGCTGGTCGATCGTCTCAGCCTGGAGATCATCCCCTTCGAGAAGGCGCTCGCGTATCAGACCGGAATCTTGCTCCCGGTGACGCAACACCGCGGCCTCTCGCTGGGCGACCGCGCCTGCCTGGCGCTGGCGGCGCGGCTTGGCCTGCCCGCGCTCACCGCGGACCGCGGCTGGGCGGGGCTGCAACTCGGCGTAGCGATCGAGCTGGTGCGCTGA
- a CDS encoding AbrB/MazE/SpoVT family DNA-binding domain-containing protein, with protein MIWSTVATILRFGSVRARWSMASVRTRLTDGGRIVIPAEFRKALGLCVGDQVLLILENGGVTVVTPAEAARQARAIVQRHVPEGRSLADELIAERRAEAARE; from the coding sequence ATGATATGGTCAACTGTGGCAACTATTCTGAGATTTGGATCAGTTCGTGCGAGGTGGAGTATGGCCTCGGTGCGCACCAGGCTTACCGACGGAGGCAGAATCGTCATTCCTGCGGAGTTTCGCAAGGCTCTTGGACTCTGCGTCGGGGATCAGGTTCTATTGATTCTCGAAAACGGCGGAGTCACGGTGGTGACGCCGGCCGAAGCAGCCCGCCAAGCCCGGGCGATTGTACAGAGGCACGTGCCTGAGGGGCGCTCGCTGGCCGATGAACTCATCGCGGAGCGCCGCGCTGAGGCTGCGCGTGAGTAG
- a CDS encoding amidohydrolase gives MSGTATRVFFNGTVHTLDGRRSTASAIALAGGRVLATGGDAAMCELAAPNAVLSDLQGRTVVPGLIDSHNHLLQTGLNAEHVDLAETRSVRDVLDAIGARAARTEPGGWVISSSRWHESQLEEQRFPTRVELDAVTDGRTVLLRRGGHNVVASSAALARAGIGDETPNPRGGTFVRDAAGRLSGHVIGRPAYERLTRLLPDPSEEQMIAAIARACRLYTTAGITGVIEPGLGAAELRAYQQARRTGVLNLRTVLMPRLAPGTDEEMLKRALSDLKTSPLLTGLGDDWLRIGGIKIVADGGVETNYLREPYAHADDLESPRGKPQVSEANLAAVCGEAAKLGWQVGVHCVGDAAIDLVLAAFEAAHQAASIRDLRWTLIHMILARPEHFETARRLGLCVAAQQPLIYALGAGWVKYWGSERAAAAMPLREFAESGLPVGGGSDSPVTPYQPLLGIWSSATRETQLAGVLGSAQAIAPAEALAWYTRGSAWLSFDEGRRGSLEPGKLADLVVLSADPLAVPAAAITEIAVEETLVDGRRMFPG, from the coding sequence ATGTCCGGCACGGCCACGCGCGTCTTCTTCAACGGCACGGTGCATACGCTCGACGGGCGGCGCAGTACCGCCAGCGCGATCGCGCTCGCTGGCGGGCGCGTGCTGGCGACCGGCGGCGACGCGGCGATGTGCGAGCTCGCCGCGCCGAACGCCGTGCTCAGCGATCTGCAGGGCCGCACGGTCGTGCCGGGGCTGATCGACTCGCACAACCACCTGCTGCAAACCGGACTCAACGCCGAGCACGTCGACCTGGCCGAAACGCGCAGCGTGCGCGACGTGCTCGACGCGATCGGCGCGCGAGCGGCGCGGACGGAGCCGGGAGGCTGGGTGATCAGCTCCTCGCGCTGGCACGAGTCGCAGCTCGAGGAGCAGCGATTCCCCACGCGGGTCGAGCTGGACGCCGTGACAGACGGCCGGACCGTGCTACTGCGCCGCGGCGGCCACAACGTCGTCGCCAGCAGCGCGGCGCTGGCGCGGGCGGGCATCGGCGACGAAACACCGAACCCGCGCGGCGGCACGTTCGTGCGCGACGCCGCCGGCAGGCTCAGCGGCCACGTGATCGGCCGGCCGGCCTACGAGCGGCTCACGCGCCTGCTGCCCGACCCGTCCGAGGAGCAAATGATTGCGGCGATCGCGCGGGCCTGCCGGCTGTACACCACCGCGGGAATCACGGGCGTGATCGAGCCGGGTCTCGGCGCCGCCGAACTGCGCGCCTATCAGCAGGCGCGGCGGACGGGCGTGCTCAACCTGCGCACGGTCCTGATGCCGCGCCTCGCGCCGGGTACCGATGAGGAGATGTTGAAGCGGGCGCTGAGCGACCTGAAGACGTCGCCGCTGCTCACAGGTCTTGGCGATGATTGGCTGCGCATCGGCGGCATCAAGATCGTGGCCGACGGCGGCGTGGAGACGAACTACCTGCGTGAACCCTACGCCCACGCCGACGACCTGGAAAGCCCGCGTGGCAAGCCGCAGGTCAGCGAAGCGAACCTTGCTGCCGTCTGCGGCGAGGCGGCGAAGCTTGGCTGGCAGGTGGGCGTGCACTGCGTGGGCGACGCGGCGATCGACCTGGTGCTGGCGGCCTTCGAGGCGGCGCATCAGGCGGCGAGTATCCGCGATCTGCGCTGGACGCTGATCCACATGATCCTGGCGCGGCCCGAGCATTTTGAGACCGCGCGGCGGCTCGGCCTCTGCGTCGCCGCGCAGCAGCCGCTGATCTACGCGCTCGGTGCTGGCTGGGTGAAGTACTGGGGTTCAGAACGCGCCGCCGCCGCCATGCCGCTGCGCGAGTTCGCCGAGAGCGGGTTGCCGGTGGGCGGCGGCTCCGACTCGCCGGTGACGCCGTATCAACCGTTGCTCGGCATCTGGAGCAGCGCCACGCGCGAGACGCAGCTCGCCGGCGTGCTCGGCTCCGCACAGGCGATCGCTCCGGCCGAGGCGCTGGCCTGGTACACGCGCGGCAGCGCCTGGCTTTCGTTCGACGAGGGGCGCCGCGGCTCGCTCGAGCCGGGCAAGCTGGCCGACCTCGTCGTGCTCAGCGCCGATCCGCTGGCCGTGCCCGCGGCGGCGATTACGGAGATCGCGGTGGAAGAGACGCTGGTCGATGGGCGGAGAATGTTTCCTGGATAG
- a CDS encoding TldD/PmbA family protein, with product MSEGFHEDYRSLAEQVVRRALAKGADDAEAVINAGSEFTVSVRKGEIEKLIEAGSRTLGLRLYRDGRASATYTSDLSPEGIEEFIDRALDLVLIADPDEFRSLPDFDAQPALPDLDLYDEAIARLTPAEQIDWAKRCEAALFATDPRITNSDGAEFSSETGTIAFANSRGFSGSYPTSAASLQVEAIVDDTDQKKRTDYWYTVERSLVRLQSPEEVARVAAERVLRKLGPRKVSTREVPVVFEPGMTRALLRELSSAVMGTALYRRSSFLIGREGEQVASPLVTIVDDPTLPGGVGSRPFDAEGVPTRRNVLFDKGVFKQFLFDSYTANRTGHQSTGSAGGGIGSMPTVRTTNLVLVAGPHTPEQILASVADGLYLTELMGFGVNLTTGDLSQGAAGYWIENGKLSYPVSEINIAGNLKALLLDIEMVGNDVQTLGATAAPTIKVSKLMVSGL from the coding sequence ATGAGCGAAGGCTTCCATGAAGACTACCGGTCGCTGGCCGAGCAGGTGGTGCGCCGTGCCCTGGCGAAGGGCGCCGACGACGCCGAGGCCGTGATCAACGCCGGCAGCGAGTTCACCGTCTCCGTGCGCAAGGGCGAAATCGAGAAGCTGATCGAGGCCGGCTCGCGCACGCTCGGCCTGCGCCTCTACCGCGACGGCCGCGCCTCCGCGACCTACACCTCCGACCTGAGCCCGGAGGGCATCGAGGAGTTCATCGACCGGGCGCTGGACCTGGTGCTGATCGCCGATCCGGACGAGTTCCGCAGCCTGCCCGACTTCGATGCGCAGCCCGCGCTGCCCGACCTGGACCTCTACGACGAGGCGATCGCACGGCTCACGCCGGCAGAGCAGATCGACTGGGCGAAGCGCTGCGAGGCGGCGCTGTTCGCCACCGACCCGCGCATCACCAACTCCGACGGCGCCGAGTTCTCCAGCGAGACCGGCACGATCGCCTTCGCCAACAGCCGCGGCTTCTCGGGCTCGTATCCCACCAGTGCCGCCTCGCTGCAGGTCGAGGCGATCGTGGACGACACCGACCAGAAGAAGCGCACCGACTACTGGTACACGGTCGAGCGTTCACTGGTGCGGCTGCAGTCGCCGGAGGAAGTCGCGCGCGTCGCCGCCGAGCGCGTGCTGCGCAAGCTGGGGCCGCGCAAGGTCAGCACACGCGAGGTACCCGTCGTCTTCGAGCCTGGCATGACGCGCGCCCTGCTGCGCGAGCTGTCGTCTGCCGTGATGGGCACGGCGCTCTACCGCCGCTCGAGCTTCCTGATCGGCCGTGAGGGCGAGCAGGTCGCCTCGCCGCTGGTGACGATCGTAGACGATCCGACGCTGCCGGGCGGCGTGGGCAGCCGCCCGTTTGACGCCGAAGGCGTGCCCACGCGGCGCAACGTGCTCTTCGACAAGGGCGTGTTCAAGCAGTTCCTCTTCGACAGCTACACGGCGAACCGCACCGGCCACCAGAGCACGGGCAGCGCCGGCGGCGGCATCGGCTCGATGCCGACGGTGCGCACGACGAACCTGGTGCTGGTGGCGGGGCCGCACACGCCGGAGCAGATCCTCGCTTCGGTTGCGGACGGCCTCTATCTGACCGAGTTGATGGGCTTCGGCGTGAATCTGACCACGGGCGACCTCTCGCAGGGCGCCGCCGGCTACTGGATCGAGAACGGCAAGCTCAGCTATCCGGTGAGCGAGATCAACATAGCCGGCAACCTCAAAGCGCTGCTGCTGGACATCGAGATGGTGGGCAACGACGTACAGACGCTCGGCGCCACCGCCGCGCCCACGATCAAAGTCAGCAAGCTGATGGTGAGCGGCCTCTGA